From a region of the Fischerella sp. JS2 genome:
- a CDS encoding RDD family protein, giving the protein MHIFNRVKYQTPESVELEFVLAGIGSRAWALVIDYHILALILVVFLVAWVAISFQIIDWLSNIIGSENIGIWFLAIAILVNYFVYTGYFVFFETLWHGQTPGKRIAKIRVIKDNGQPIGLQQAALRALLRPIDDTLFLGAFFILFGRREKRLGDWVAGTVVIQAQTRSISTLTISEQAKPISEQLLQTADISAMLPDDFAVIREYLLRRSGMAAKARSSVALQLAKQVKAIIDLEKVPENVSPDLFLEAIYLSYQQNSNFGQ; this is encoded by the coding sequence ATGCATATTTTTAATCGTGTTAAATACCAAACACCAGAAAGTGTAGAACTTGAATTTGTTCTAGCTGGGATTGGTAGTCGTGCTTGGGCTTTAGTGATTGACTATCATATCTTGGCTTTAATTTTAGTTGTTTTTCTAGTTGCTTGGGTAGCAATTTCTTTTCAGATCATCGATTGGTTAAGCAATATTATCGGGTCTGAAAATATAGGTATTTGGTTTTTGGCGATCGCTATTTTAGTTAATTATTTTGTTTACACAGGATATTTTGTTTTTTTTGAAACTCTTTGGCATGGTCAAACCCCTGGCAAACGTATTGCTAAAATTCGTGTCATTAAGGACAATGGTCAACCAATAGGATTGCAGCAAGCAGCTCTGCGTGCTTTATTACGACCTATTGACGATACCTTATTTTTAGGAGCTTTTTTTATTCTTTTCGGTCGCCGTGAAAAACGTTTAGGTGATTGGGTAGCTGGTACAGTTGTGATTCAAGCACAAACAAGATCTATATCTACATTGACGATTTCGGAACAAGCTAAACCCATCTCTGAACAGTTATTGCAAACAGCCGATATCTCAGCAATGTTACCTGATGATTTTGCTGTGATTCGTGAATATTTGCTTAGACGTAGTGGTATGGCGGCAAAAGCTAGAAGTTCAGTGGCTCTGCAATTAGCGAAACAGGTAAAAGCGATTATTGACTTAGAAAAAGTACCAGAAAATGTCAGTCCTGATCTATTTTTAGAAGCAATTTATCTAAGTTATCAACAAAATTCAAATTTTGGTCAATAG
- a CDS encoding DUF975 domain-containing protein → MSYNLGSPSPIEPLSLGNVITAGIRIYRSHLKDYFLLALKAYVWLLVPVYGWAKFYALSALISRLTFAELVNQPESISSGQRFVNSRIWQFLINMLLMLLLGTGIVIGVVVVFAIFGVLSAVLLGGFNQQANIGVYLILGLLAFIVGILALIAVLWITTRFYLVEVPLAIEDNVDGTSTIGRSWELTKSYVWRIILISFVAFLITLPIQIVVQIISTIVQLIFTPLLEQNSGFGLLFAVIILALSFASGAVILPFWQAIKAVIYYDLRSRREGLGLKLRDYEI, encoded by the coding sequence ATGTCTTATAATTTGGGTTCTCCTAGTCCCATAGAACCACTAAGTCTCGGTAATGTCATTACTGCGGGAATACGGATATATCGATCCCACCTAAAAGATTATTTTTTGTTAGCTTTAAAAGCTTATGTGTGGTTACTTGTTCCAGTTTATGGCTGGGCAAAATTTTATGCCCTCTCTGCATTGATCTCTCGTTTGACTTTTGCTGAATTAGTCAACCAACCCGAAAGTATTTCCTCAGGGCAGCGTTTCGTCAATTCTAGAATATGGCAATTTTTAATTAACATGCTACTCATGTTACTTTTGGGTACGGGAATTGTTATTGGTGTTGTAGTTGTATTTGCTATTTTTGGTGTTTTATCAGCAGTATTGCTTGGGGGATTCAATCAACAAGCTAATATTGGCGTATACCTGATTTTGGGTTTGCTTGCTTTTATAGTTGGCATTTTGGCCCTTATAGCAGTGTTGTGGATAACTACACGGTTTTATTTAGTGGAGGTTCCTCTAGCAATTGAAGATAATGTTGATGGAACGTCAACAATTGGTCGGAGTTGGGAATTAACGAAGAGTTACGTATGGCGAATTATTTTGATTTCTTTTGTTGCTTTTTTGATTACGCTACCAATTCAAATTGTCGTTCAGATTATTAGTACTATTGTGCAATTAATTTTTACACCTTTACTAGAACAAAACTCTGGTTTTGGACTTCTGTTTGCTGTGATTATCTTGGCTTTAAGTTTTGCTAGCGGTGCGGTAATTTTACCATTTTGGCAAGCTATCAAAGCAGTAATATACTACGACCTGAGGAGCCGCAGAGAAGGTTTAGGTTTGAAGTTACGCGATTACGAAATCTAA
- a CDS encoding stage II sporulation protein M encodes MNIQRWIARREANWLRLETLLKHAEKKGLKSLPASQIRELASLYRSVSADLARARTQQVGNMLIQNLQLLTTRAYTQIYQSSRRQEWQAVLQFYSWGLPSVIQQTLLYIAFATGLFLLGALVAWWYAWQDPSFMSLIVPESMIIQVRDKHELWMGSIVGIEPLASSNIMINNLSVSFGAVAGGITAGAYTAFLILFNGLLIGAVGTLVGQNNLAYPFWAFVFPHGSLELPAIFFAGGAGFLIGKALLFPGKYRRADALKFYGSLAVQLVFGIVPMLIIAGTIEGFFSPNPRVPLPLKYLVGIGLFVFLVWYSNRKKKEI; translated from the coding sequence ATGAATATTCAACGATGGATTGCCAGGCGAGAAGCAAATTGGCTGCGTCTAGAAACTTTATTAAAACACGCAGAAAAAAAAGGGCTAAAATCACTGCCAGCTTCACAAATCAGGGAACTAGCAAGTTTATATCGTTCTGTATCAGCAGATTTAGCCCGCGCCCGCACCCAGCAAGTCGGTAATATGCTGATACAGAATTTACAATTATTAACCACACGCGCCTACACGCAAATTTACCAAAGTTCCCGTCGTCAAGAGTGGCAAGCAGTACTGCAATTTTACAGTTGGGGTTTGCCATCTGTAATACAGCAGACATTGCTGTATATTGCCTTTGCCACTGGCTTATTTTTGTTGGGCGCGCTAGTTGCTTGGTGGTATGCTTGGCAAGATCCAAGCTTTATGTCCTTAATAGTGCCTGAAAGCATGATTATTCAAGTGCGGGATAAGCATGAGTTATGGATGGGATCAATTGTTGGGATTGAACCTTTGGCATCTAGCAATATTATGATTAATAATTTATCGGTGTCCTTTGGTGCTGTTGCTGGTGGGATCACAGCTGGAGCTTATACAGCATTTTTAATATTATTTAATGGTTTATTAATTGGTGCTGTTGGTACTCTGGTAGGACAAAACAATCTTGCCTATCCTTTTTGGGCATTTGTATTTCCCCACGGTTCTTTAGAATTACCTGCTATTTTTTTTGCTGGTGGTGCAGGCTTTTTAATTGGCAAAGCGCTTTTATTTCCTGGTAAGTATCGCCGTGCTGATGCATTAAAATTCTACGGTTCTCTAGCAGTGCAGCTAGTATTTGGAATAGTGCCAATGTTAATTATTGCTGGTACAATTGAGGGTTTTTTCTCTCCTAACCCCCGTGTACCATTACCATTAAAATATCTGGTTGGGATCGGGTTATTTGTGTTTTTGGTATGGTATTCCAACCGTAAGAAAAAAGAAATATAG
- a CDS encoding helix-turn-helix transcriptional regulator produces the protein MRIRQVKEIDIEGLGDRIKQARLDSKKSLEQICDEVGVSRTYWYDIEKETLKGALSIENLRKIEEALGVDFGVGF, from the coding sequence ATGCGAATAAGACAAGTCAAAGAAATTGATATTGAGGGATTGGGCGATCGCATCAAGCAAGCTCGACTAGATTCCAAGAAGTCTCTCGAACAGATATGCGATGAGGTTGGTGTGTCACGTACTTACTGGTACGACATCGAAAAGGAAACTCTCAAAGGAGCGCTCTCAATTGAGAACCTCCGCAAGATAGAAGAGGCTTTGGGGGTTGATTTTGGCGTGGGATTTTAA
- a CDS encoding 50S ribosomal protein L11 methyltransferase, whose amino-acid sequence MSWMELSLNTTEEAVDWVCTLLASTNYTSDIRIAKYTEPNSYKLVEDITQPCWAFTVCFYLPCDVHTNVRRSEIINLLSPLERVGLATPIHTDVFEEKPAHPEVLNPVIHRIGERFVVLSSNACYHSEAVDEVTLRLQTSFAFGSGLHPATILSLQLLERHILPTMNVLDLGSGSGILSVAMAKLGAQVLALDNDLIAVQSTHDAVNRNGVEQQVTVMEGSLGHGSDLGHWLNGDTIKNVPTIEPTAAFDLIVANILARIHIALAPDFRRALRQTDTQGGTLILSGFSSDYEDAVTTSLNKEGFEVIDCERLDEWVAVAYSLQ is encoded by the coding sequence ATGTCATGGATGGAGTTAAGCCTCAACACAACAGAGGAGGCGGTCGATTGGGTCTGCACTCTACTTGCCTCAACCAACTATACCAGTGATATTCGGATTGCCAAATACACTGAACCCAATTCTTACAAACTAGTAGAAGATATTACACAACCCTGCTGGGCGTTTACAGTTTGCTTCTATCTACCCTGTGATGTTCATACAAATGTACGCAGGTCAGAAATTATTAATTTGCTCTCACCCTTGGAACGAGTAGGACTTGCTACTCCTATTCATACAGATGTATTTGAGGAAAAACCAGCACATCCAGAAGTACTCAATCCTGTTATCCATCGTATTGGTGAACGATTTGTTGTGCTTTCTTCTAACGCCTGTTATCATTCTGAAGCGGTAGACGAAGTTACCTTGAGACTTCAAACTAGCTTCGCCTTTGGTAGCGGTTTACATCCAGCAACTATCCTCAGCCTTCAACTACTTGAGCGCCATATTCTTCCCACAATGAATGTCCTCGACCTTGGCTCAGGTTCAGGTATTCTGAGTGTGGCAATGGCAAAGCTTGGAGCGCAAGTCTTAGCGCTGGACAACGACTTGATCGCTGTGCAATCAACTCATGACGCTGTAAATCGTAATGGAGTCGAGCAACAGGTAACTGTAATGGAAGGGAGTTTGGGACATGGCAGCGACTTGGGGCATTGGCTAAATGGGGATACGATCAAGAATGTACCCACCATTGAGCCAACAGCAGCTTTTGACCTCATTGTCGCCAATATCTTAGCACGAATACATATTGCCCTTGCTCCTGACTTCCGACGGGCGCTGCGTCAGACTGATACCCAGGGAGGAACATTAATTTTATCCGGTTTTAGCAGCGATTATGAGGATGCAGTCACAACATCCTTAAATAAGGAAGGATTCGAGGTTATCGATTGTGAAAGATTAGATGAATGGGTAGCAGTAGCTTACAGTTTGCAGTAG
- a CDS encoding NAD(P)/FAD-dependent oxidoreductase — protein MTQKASTPSCLVIGGGISGLIAATVLRDRNMHVTVVDKGRAIGGRMATRRIRNPQYGEGVFDYGAPYFTVQTPKFQALVNSWIQEGIVKEWSLNHQILSRKVYYRGVNSNRSIAQHLAENLDVHTNTKVVSFAWQDDYWQVLTEKNETFAADILILTPPLPQTLELLDRSQIKLPLQTKHRLEEIVYHSCIALLALLAQPSQIPSPGGMQLDGNILSWIACNQKKGISPQGNAVTLHATSEYSKIHWEMDNAVIANQLLEAASPWLGSSVIDYQVHRWRYSQPQTVYGEPYLVVTKPGPIVICGDAFIQPDVEGAVLSGLAAAEYLLG, from the coding sequence ATGACTCAAAAAGCCTCAACACCTTCTTGTTTAGTAATTGGCGGTGGTATCTCTGGTTTGATTGCAGCTACAGTACTACGCGATCGCAACATGCACGTTACTGTCGTTGATAAAGGTCGGGCGATTGGTGGCAGAATGGCAACTCGTCGCATCAGAAATCCTCAGTACGGCGAAGGTGTTTTTGATTACGGCGCTCCATATTTCACTGTCCAAACTCCCAAGTTTCAAGCTTTAGTTAATAGCTGGATTCAAGAAGGAATCGTGAAGGAATGGTCACTGAATCATCAAATTTTGAGTAGAAAAGTTTACTATCGAGGAGTCAACAGTAACCGTAGCATCGCCCAGCACCTGGCTGAAAATTTGGATGTCCATACAAATACAAAAGTAGTCAGTTTTGCATGGCAAGACGATTATTGGCAGGTACTCACAGAAAAGAACGAAACCTTTGCAGCAGATATATTAATACTGACGCCACCACTACCCCAAACTCTAGAACTATTAGACCGATCGCAAATAAAATTACCACTACAAACAAAACATCGGCTAGAAGAAATTGTCTACCATTCTTGCATAGCACTACTGGCGTTGTTAGCACAACCTAGTCAGATTCCGAGTCCTGGTGGTATGCAGTTGGATGGGAATATTTTAAGTTGGATCGCTTGCAATCAAAAAAAGGGAATTTCACCTCAAGGTAACGCGGTGACACTGCACGCAACTTCTGAATATAGCAAAATCCACTGGGAGATGGATAACGCAGTCATTGCCAATCAACTTTTAGAAGCTGCATCACCGTGGCTTGGCTCATCGGTGATTGATTACCAAGTGCATCGTTGGCGCTACAGCCAACCACAGACAGTATACGGTGAACCTTATCTAGTGGTGACTAAACCGGGGCCAATAGTTATATGTGGAGATGCTTTTATTCAACCAGATGTTGAAGGTGCTGTTTTGTCTGGGTTAGCTGCTGCTGAGTATTTATTAGGATAG
- a CDS encoding DUF393 domain-containing protein has protein sequence MSELDSQSRKSFETTPSWQIKLLYDGQCPLCLREVNFLQKRDAGRGLVAFVDIADDDYTPEANGGIDFETAMGRIHAVLPDGTVIKNVEVFRRVYEILGMSWVYAATRWPIIGPVVDKLYAIWADWRLSLTGRPDLATIVAERNQRIECKTHERCQVTQD, from the coding sequence ATGTCAGAATTGGATTCTCAATCTCGCAAATCCTTTGAAACTACGCCGTCATGGCAAATTAAGCTACTGTACGATGGTCAGTGTCCGTTATGTTTGCGGGAAGTGAACTTTTTGCAAAAACGGGATGCAGGTCGAGGTTTAGTAGCATTTGTAGATATTGCAGACGATGACTATACCCCCGAAGCAAATGGTGGTATTGACTTTGAAACAGCAATGGGACGAATACATGCTGTGCTACCTGATGGTACTGTCATCAAAAATGTTGAGGTTTTTCGACGAGTCTACGAAATTTTGGGGATGAGTTGGGTTTATGCTGCGACAAGATGGCCGATTATTGGCCCTGTAGTTGATAAATTGTATGCTATTTGGGCTGACTGGCGGCTGAGTTTGACTGGAAGACCTGATTTAGCAACGATTGTTGCTGAACGCAATCAACGGATTGAATGTAAGACTCACGAACGTTGTCAAGTGACTCAGGACTAA